A portion of the Zootoca vivipara chromosome 6, rZooViv1.1, whole genome shotgun sequence genome contains these proteins:
- the LOC118087657 gene encoding coiled-coil domain-containing protein 50 isoform X2, which produces MCRVPPLPPKRDTSCHRRVCMQIQPSRISRLPFSGVHENAAQSLKMTEVQIDTSRLPPVQEVCRDFAVLEDGALAYSLQEQEIEQHYTSNIQKNQLVQKDIRIAKKLQDLEEEARRKHQLSEQQRELEDRDSDIARATPEDIRREAEESCQRKAKDQEIAKQLQDLEEESLQKKQQLWLRSSSPTQRGGGEDDSLGPLNWVTAELELQNQQQVQQDEELARELQAEEVARLKARKNRERHNDYRAAQVAQDEEIARYMQDQELKAQWRSPRRSKAMTGAGASGKGTTMEEAAPSSSPSQEEAQESCGTALPTGLWSSDSSEVPTNGGQPDIRLSLRPQLCRNIAEDLDPTFRAQRAEAPAGMVALCSRAAAAPGGRSVPAGGFFDYPDELGEPAFVSPTKRQPEKVGRQKPRDKKEGCKQQ; this is translated from the exons ATGTGCAGAGTGCCGCCTCTTCCTCCTAAAAGGGATACATCTTGCCATCGGCGTGTCTGCATGCAAATTCAACCCTCACGAATCTCCAG GTTGCCCTTTTCAGGAGTCCATGAGAACGCAGCCCAGTCTCTGAAGATGACGGAAGTTCAGATTGACACCTCCCGCCTGCCTCCGGTGCAGGAAG TTTGCCGAGATTTTGCTGTCCTGGAAGACGGCGCTTTGGCTTACAGCCTCCAAGAGCAAGAGA TTGAACAGCATTACACTTCGAACATTCAGAAGAACCAGCTGGTCCAGAAGGACATCCGAATTGCCAAGAAACTTCAGGACCTGGAGGAGGAAGCCAGGAGGAAGCACCAGCTCTCTGAGCAGCAGAGGGAACT GGAAGATCGGGACTCCGACATCGCCCGTGCCACCCCGGAAGACATTCggagggaggcagaggagagTTGCCAGAGGAAGGCGAAGGACCAG GAAATAGCCAAGCAGCTGCAGGACTTGGAGGAGGAGAGCCTGCAGAAGAAACAGCAGCTGTGGCTCAGGAGCTCAAGTCCGACacaacgaggaggaggagaag ATGACTCCCTCGGGCCCCTAAACTGGGTGACGGCAGAACTTGAACTCCAGAACCAGCAGCAGGTCCAGCAAGATGAAGAACTAGCCCGGGAGCTGCAAGCTGAGGAAGTGGCTCGCCTG AAAGCCAGGAAGAACCGGGAACGCCACAATGACTACAGGGCAGCCCAGGTGGCCCAGGATGAG GAGATTGCACGGTACATGCAGGACCAGGAACTAAAAGCTCAATGGAGATCCCCCAGGAGGAGCAAGGCCATGACAGGGGCAGGGGCAAGTGGCAAGGGCACCACTATGGAggaggcagcccccagcagcagccccagccaagaG GAGGCGCAAGAGAGCTGCGGAACCGCATTGCCAACTGGACTCTGGTCCTCGGACAGCTCAGAAGTGCCCACCAATGGAGGCCAGCCAGACATCAG gttgTCCCTCAGGCCGCAGCTGTGCCGGAATATTGCCGAGGACCTGGACCCAACCTTCAGGGCCCAGAGGGCGGAGGCCCCTGCTGGAATGGTTGCCCTTTGCTCCAGAG CCGCTGCTGCCCCAGGAGGACGCTCAGTCCCTGCGGGCGGCTTCTTCGACTACCCAGACGAGCTTGGCGAACCTGCCTTTGTGTCCCCGACAAAACGACAGCCAGAGAAGGTAGGCCGGCAGAAACCCAGGGACAAGAAGGAAGGCTGCAAGCAACAGTGA
- the LOC118087657 gene encoding coiled-coil domain-containing protein 50 isoform X1: protein MCRVPPLPPKRDTSCHRRVCMQIQPSRISRLPFSGVHENAAQSLKMTEVQIDTSRLPPVQEVCRDFAVLEDGALAYSLQEQEIEQHYTSNIQKNQLVQKDIRIAKKLQDLEEEARRKHQLSEQQRELEDRDSDIARATPEDIRREAEESCQRKAKDQEIAKQLQDLEEESLQKKQQLWLRSSSPTQRGGGEDDSLGPLNWVTAELELQNQQQVQQDEELARELQAEEVARLKARKNRERHNDYRAAQVAQDEEIARYMQDQELKAQWRSPRRSKAMTGAGASGKGTTMEEAAPSSSPSQEKEAQESCGTALPTGLWSSDSSEVPTNGGQPDIRLSLRPQLCRNIAEDLDPTFRAQRAEAPAGMVALCSRAAAAPGGRSVPAGGFFDYPDELGEPAFVSPTKRQPEKVGRQKPRDKKEGCKQQ, encoded by the exons ATGTGCAGAGTGCCGCCTCTTCCTCCTAAAAGGGATACATCTTGCCATCGGCGTGTCTGCATGCAAATTCAACCCTCACGAATCTCCAG GTTGCCCTTTTCAGGAGTCCATGAGAACGCAGCCCAGTCTCTGAAGATGACGGAAGTTCAGATTGACACCTCCCGCCTGCCTCCGGTGCAGGAAG TTTGCCGAGATTTTGCTGTCCTGGAAGACGGCGCTTTGGCTTACAGCCTCCAAGAGCAAGAGA TTGAACAGCATTACACTTCGAACATTCAGAAGAACCAGCTGGTCCAGAAGGACATCCGAATTGCCAAGAAACTTCAGGACCTGGAGGAGGAAGCCAGGAGGAAGCACCAGCTCTCTGAGCAGCAGAGGGAACT GGAAGATCGGGACTCCGACATCGCCCGTGCCACCCCGGAAGACATTCggagggaggcagaggagagTTGCCAGAGGAAGGCGAAGGACCAG GAAATAGCCAAGCAGCTGCAGGACTTGGAGGAGGAGAGCCTGCAGAAGAAACAGCAGCTGTGGCTCAGGAGCTCAAGTCCGACacaacgaggaggaggagaag ATGACTCCCTCGGGCCCCTAAACTGGGTGACGGCAGAACTTGAACTCCAGAACCAGCAGCAGGTCCAGCAAGATGAAGAACTAGCCCGGGAGCTGCAAGCTGAGGAAGTGGCTCGCCTG AAAGCCAGGAAGAACCGGGAACGCCACAATGACTACAGGGCAGCCCAGGTGGCCCAGGATGAG GAGATTGCACGGTACATGCAGGACCAGGAACTAAAAGCTCAATGGAGATCCCCCAGGAGGAGCAAGGCCATGACAGGGGCAGGGGCAAGTGGCAAGGGCACCACTATGGAggaggcagcccccagcagcagccccagccaagaG AAGGAGGCGCAAGAGAGCTGCGGAACCGCATTGCCAACTGGACTCTGGTCCTCGGACAGCTCAGAAGTGCCCACCAATGGAGGCCAGCCAGACATCAG gttgTCCCTCAGGCCGCAGCTGTGCCGGAATATTGCCGAGGACCTGGACCCAACCTTCAGGGCCCAGAGGGCGGAGGCCCCTGCTGGAATGGTTGCCCTTTGCTCCAGAG CCGCTGCTGCCCCAGGAGGACGCTCAGTCCCTGCGGGCGGCTTCTTCGACTACCCAGACGAGCTTGGCGAACCTGCCTTTGTGTCCCCGACAAAACGACAGCCAGAGAAGGTAGGCCGGCAGAAACCCAGGGACAAGAAGGAAGGCTGCAAGCAACAGTGA
- the LOC118087657 gene encoding coiled-coil domain-containing protein 50 isoform X3 — MTEVQIDTSRLPPVQEVCRDFAVLEDGALAYSLQEQEIEQHYTSNIQKNQLVQKDIRIAKKLQDLEEEARRKHQLSEQQRELEDRDSDIARATPEDIRREAEESCQRKAKDQEIAKQLQDLEEESLQKKQQLWLRSSSPTQRGGGEDDSLGPLNWVTAELELQNQQQVQQDEELARELQAEEVARLKARKNRERHNDYRAAQVAQDEEIARYMQDQELKAQWRSPRRSKAMTGAGASGKGTTMEEAAPSSSPSQEKEAQESCGTALPTGLWSSDSSEVPTNGGQPDIRLSLRPQLCRNIAEDLDPTFRAQRAEAPAGMVALCSRAAAAPGGRSVPAGGFFDYPDELGEPAFVSPTKRQPEKVGRQKPRDKKEGCKQQ; from the exons ATGACGGAAGTTCAGATTGACACCTCCCGCCTGCCTCCGGTGCAGGAAG TTTGCCGAGATTTTGCTGTCCTGGAAGACGGCGCTTTGGCTTACAGCCTCCAAGAGCAAGAGA TTGAACAGCATTACACTTCGAACATTCAGAAGAACCAGCTGGTCCAGAAGGACATCCGAATTGCCAAGAAACTTCAGGACCTGGAGGAGGAAGCCAGGAGGAAGCACCAGCTCTCTGAGCAGCAGAGGGAACT GGAAGATCGGGACTCCGACATCGCCCGTGCCACCCCGGAAGACATTCggagggaggcagaggagagTTGCCAGAGGAAGGCGAAGGACCAG GAAATAGCCAAGCAGCTGCAGGACTTGGAGGAGGAGAGCCTGCAGAAGAAACAGCAGCTGTGGCTCAGGAGCTCAAGTCCGACacaacgaggaggaggagaag ATGACTCCCTCGGGCCCCTAAACTGGGTGACGGCAGAACTTGAACTCCAGAACCAGCAGCAGGTCCAGCAAGATGAAGAACTAGCCCGGGAGCTGCAAGCTGAGGAAGTGGCTCGCCTG AAAGCCAGGAAGAACCGGGAACGCCACAATGACTACAGGGCAGCCCAGGTGGCCCAGGATGAG GAGATTGCACGGTACATGCAGGACCAGGAACTAAAAGCTCAATGGAGATCCCCCAGGAGGAGCAAGGCCATGACAGGGGCAGGGGCAAGTGGCAAGGGCACCACTATGGAggaggcagcccccagcagcagccccagccaagaG AAGGAGGCGCAAGAGAGCTGCGGAACCGCATTGCCAACTGGACTCTGGTCCTCGGACAGCTCAGAAGTGCCCACCAATGGAGGCCAGCCAGACATCAG gttgTCCCTCAGGCCGCAGCTGTGCCGGAATATTGCCGAGGACCTGGACCCAACCTTCAGGGCCCAGAGGGCGGAGGCCCCTGCTGGAATGGTTGCCCTTTGCTCCAGAG CCGCTGCTGCCCCAGGAGGACGCTCAGTCCCTGCGGGCGGCTTCTTCGACTACCCAGACGAGCTTGGCGAACCTGCCTTTGTGTCCCCGACAAAACGACAGCCAGAGAAGGTAGGCCGGCAGAAACCCAGGGACAAGAAGGAAGGCTGCAAGCAACAGTGA